The nucleotide window GGCGCGGCCCTGCCATCTCCGGCCAAGGACACGCACATCGTCCTCATCGGTGGCGGTCTCGCCGAGCGTTCCCAGTACGACGGCTACTTCGAAACGCTGCTGCATCTCCGCTATCCGGACCGCCAGCTCGTCGTGCGCAACATGGGCTTCCCGGGGGACACGCCGGGCTTCCGTCCGCGTGCGGGCCGGAAAACACAGTGGGCCTTCCCGGGTGCGGAGAACTTCCATCCCGAATACAAGGCCCACCGTGGCGATGGCATCGAGCCTTCCCCGGATGAATGGCTGACACTGTGCAAGGCGGACACCATCCTCGCGTTCTTCGGCTACAACGAGTCGTTCGACGGCCCGGATGGCGTGGTGAACTATGCCGCCGAGCTGGACGCCTTCATCAGTCACACGCTGTCCCAGAAATACAACGGCAGCTCCGCCCCCCAGCTCGTGCTGGTCTCTCCGATCGCCTTCGAGGACCTCTCCGCCACCAAGGACCTGCCGAACGGCAAGGCGGAGAATGCCAATCTCGCCCTCTACACCGAAGCGATGCGCAAGGTGGCGGAGAAGCGCAAGGTGGGCTTTGTCGATCTCTTCACCCCCACCCGCAATCCCCAGCTCAAGCCGGGCACCACGCTGACGACGAACGGATTCCTCCCCACCGATGACGGAGACCGCTTTCTCGCCCCGATCCTCGCGGAAGCCCTCTATGGTCCCGCGGGCATTCCTTCGAAGGCCAAGCCTGAAGCCCTGCGACAGGCCGTCGTGGACAAGGGATGGTTCTGGCGGAACGACTACCGCATCGTGAACGGCGTACACGTGTATGGCCGCCGCCGCGCACCGTACGGCGTGGTGAACTACCCTCAGGAAATCGAAAAGATCCGGCAGATGACCACCAACCGCGACAAGGCGGTGTGGGAAATGGCCCTGGGCAGGACCTACGACCTGAAAACCGCGGACGCCAACACCCGCAAGCTCGACCCGGTCGCGACGAACTTCCCCGGCAAGATCGTTTACAAGACCGGCAACGACGCCCTCTCCTCCTTCAAGATGGCACCGGGATTCAAGATCGAGCTCTTCGCCTCCGAAGAGCGCTTCCCGAATCTCAGCAAGCCGATGCAGATGAGCTTCGACAACAAGGGCCGGCTGTGGATCGCCACCATGCCGTCCTACCCCGGCTATCGTCCGGGCGATGCGCTGCCGGATGACAAGCTGCTGATCTACGAGGACACCAATGGCGACGGCAAGGCCGACAAGGAGACCGTCTTCGCCGATCATCTGCATCTGCCGATCGGTTTCGAGTTCGCCCCGGAAGGCGTCTATGTGGCACAGGAGCCGAACCTGATGCTGCTGCGCGACACCGATGGCGATGGCAAGGCCGACAAGCGCGAGCTGGTGCTGGAAGGATTCGACTCCCACGACTCGCACCACTCGATCAACGCCTTCTCCGCGGATGCTTCCGGTTCGGTTTACATGCCGGAGGGCACCTTCCTGCACACCAACGTGGAAACCGCCTATGGTCCGGAACGCGGCCTCTATGCCGGCGTGTGGCGCTTCAATCCGCGCAACCAGCGGCTCGACCGCTACAGCCAGGTGGACTTCGCCAATCCCTGGGGCATTGCCTTCGACAAGTGGGACCAGTGCTTCATCGCGGATGCCTCGCCGGGCCAGAACTGGTGGGGCCTGCCGCTCTCGCCGAAGGTCCCCTACAGCGTGCAGACCGGCAAGACCGCCGAATTCGCGCCGAAGCGCTCGCGGCCGACCTCCGGAGCGGAGTTCATCTCGTCCCGCCATTTCCCGGATGAACTGCAGGGCAGCTACATGGTGAACAATGTCATCGGCTTCCTCGGCACCACCGTGTGGGACATCAAGGAGGATGGCTCCGGCTTCTCAGGCAAGCAGCGCATGGACCTGATCTCCTCCAATGATCCGAACTTCCGCCCCTGTGACATGGAGTTCGCGCCGGACGGCTCGCTCTACGTGCTCGACTGGCACAACGCGCTCATCGGCCACATGCAGCACTCGGCGCGCGATCCCAACCGCGACCACGACCACGGCCGCATCTATCGCGTGACCTATCCCTCCCGCCCGCTGGTGAAGCCGGTGCCCGTCGCCGGCGCGAGCGTGACCCAGCTTCTCAAGGATCTGGAGGAGCCGGAGTACCGCACCCGCTACCGCGCCCGCCGCGAACTGCGCGGCCACAAGCCGGAGGAAGTGCTGCCGGAAGTCACCAAGTGGGTGGCATCCCTCGACAAGAACTCGCCGGAGTACGACCACCGGCTCTGCGAAGCCCTGTGGACGACCTGGGGCTTTGAGAAGATCGACCACGATCTGCTGGTGCGCTGCCTGGAGGCGAAGTCGCCGCAAGCCCGTGCCGCCGCGGTGGACGTGATCCGCTTTTCATTCCGCTACCTGCCCGATCACACCGCTCTGTTGATGAAGGCCGCGGTGGATCCTCATCCGCGCGTGCGTCTCGCCGCCATGGTCGCCGCCTCGTGGCTGAACAACGAGGATGGAGCAAAGATTGCTTCTGAAGCGCTCGAGCGGCCACTCGATTCCTGGATGACCAAGGCCTACCAAGCGTGCCTGATCACATTGAAGGAGGATTTCGAATCCCTGGCCAAGAACGGCAAGCTGGATCTCGCCTCAAAGCCGAAGACCAAGGACTTCCTGGCCGGAAAATTGAAACTCGAAGCCGGACCGGCCGAAATTGCCGAGCCCGAACCGAAGCTGCCGCCCGCCGAACTGGCGCTCTACCGTCTGGGCAAGGAGGTCTATCAGCGCGATGTCCACTGCTCCACCTGCCACCAGCCGAACGGCATGGGCGACACGACCTATCCGCCGCTCGCCAAGAGCGAGTATGTGACCGGCGATGAAACGCGCCTGATCAAGATCGTGCTCAAAGGCGTGTGGGGGCCCATCACCGTCCATGGCAAGACCTATGACCCGAAGAACGGCGTGCCGCCGATGACCCCCTTCGAGGCCCTGCTCAAGGATGATGAACTGGCCGGCGTGCTCACCTATGTCCGCAACAGCTTCGGCAACTCCGCTCCCGCGGTGAAGCCGGAGACCGTGGCCAAGGTCCGTGCTGAAACCAAGGACAAGGTCGGCTTCTACACGGTGGAGGAACTGCTCAAGCAGCATCCGTTCTAACGGCTCGCGACCCGACACGCCATTTCCTGAACCGCATGATCCCAAGCCTGTCCGGCTTGGGATTTTTGCATCGCCTTGGATCAGGCGGCTTGAACCCGGCTTCCGGATTTGGAGGGCGGCCCCAGCCGAATCGACATTCAACCGTCTTCTCTGGATGCTCCCCATCCAAAGCAAAATGAATGTCGATTCAGGCTAGCTCCCCCCAGCCAGCAAACCCGGAGCCAGCTTGGCCAGCCATTCCGCCAGCTCCATGCCCGCGCGCGTGGGCGGGATGGCATCGAGATCCTCCAGCTGCCAGCGGAAGGTGTTCATGTAGCCATCCCAGTGTCCGGAGGCTCCGGTGCGCCGCATCCATGCACAAGCGGTCAGATTCTCCGGCATGACATTGCCCACGAGGCTGGTGATGCCATTCCTGAAGGACGTCAGCCAGAGGATCGCGAGCAACAGCGTGGCAATGCCGCGGTTCTGCTCGTCATCCAGCACGGTCACGGAAAACTCGGCCTCTTCCGGCTCCGTTTTGCTCCGCCACCAGCTCGCCGCACCAAGCGGCGTGAAAGTACGGGAAGGATCGTACACGCACCAGATCTCGTGATTGCCCGGATCCTCGTTGAGAAGCCGGTCGAGCATCTTTCCCCCGATCTCGCCGGTAACCGTCCAGAAGCGGTGATAGCGGGCTTCCGGCGAGAGGCGGCGGTAGGCCTCGGCCACGTAATCGCGGTCACCACCGTCCAAGGGACGCACCCGCACCGGGGTGCCATCCCGTAGGACGAGTTCCAGAGGAAGATGCGGCCCGGGCATGGCGGAGGATGCGCCGGGGAGGCGGATTTGTCGCCGGTCAATTTGCGACCATGGATGCAATCCTCACCCAAGCCATGACCGCCCGGAGGCAGATTGCATGACAGGAACACCCGACCCACTCCGGAAACTCGACGCAATCCATTCATTTCCCATCACTTGCGGATCAACAAACCTACGGCGCGGCGCGTGCTGGACAACACTGTCAACCCACCTTACCGCCATGCTCAGTTGGTCATTGCTC belongs to Luteolibacter ambystomatis and includes:
- a CDS encoding PVC-type heme-binding CxxCH protein; its protein translation is MKSLALSLALCALAGQASGAALPSPAKDTHIVLIGGGLAERSQYDGYFETLLHLRYPDRQLVVRNMGFPGDTPGFRPRAGRKTQWAFPGAENFHPEYKAHRGDGIEPSPDEWLTLCKADTILAFFGYNESFDGPDGVVNYAAELDAFISHTLSQKYNGSSAPQLVLVSPIAFEDLSATKDLPNGKAENANLALYTEAMRKVAEKRKVGFVDLFTPTRNPQLKPGTTLTTNGFLPTDDGDRFLAPILAEALYGPAGIPSKAKPEALRQAVVDKGWFWRNDYRIVNGVHVYGRRRAPYGVVNYPQEIEKIRQMTTNRDKAVWEMALGRTYDLKTADANTRKLDPVATNFPGKIVYKTGNDALSSFKMAPGFKIELFASEERFPNLSKPMQMSFDNKGRLWIATMPSYPGYRPGDALPDDKLLIYEDTNGDGKADKETVFADHLHLPIGFEFAPEGVYVAQEPNLMLLRDTDGDGKADKRELVLEGFDSHDSHHSINAFSADASGSVYMPEGTFLHTNVETAYGPERGLYAGVWRFNPRNQRLDRYSQVDFANPWGIAFDKWDQCFIADASPGQNWWGLPLSPKVPYSVQTGKTAEFAPKRSRPTSGAEFISSRHFPDELQGSYMVNNVIGFLGTTVWDIKEDGSGFSGKQRMDLISSNDPNFRPCDMEFAPDGSLYVLDWHNALIGHMQHSARDPNRDHDHGRIYRVTYPSRPLVKPVPVAGASVTQLLKDLEEPEYRTRYRARRELRGHKPEEVLPEVTKWVASLDKNSPEYDHRLCEALWTTWGFEKIDHDLLVRCLEAKSPQARAAAVDVIRFSFRYLPDHTALLMKAAVDPHPRVRLAAMVAASWLNNEDGAKIASEALERPLDSWMTKAYQACLITLKEDFESLAKNGKLDLASKPKTKDFLAGKLKLEAGPAEIAEPEPKLPPAELALYRLGKEVYQRDVHCSTCHQPNGMGDTTYPPLAKSEYVTGDETRLIKIVLKGVWGPITVHGKTYDPKNGVPPMTPFEALLKDDELAGVLTYVRNSFGNSAPAVKPETVAKVRAETKDKVGFYTVEELLKQHPF
- a CDS encoding GNAT family N-acetyltransferase, translated to MPGPHLPLELVLRDGTPVRVRPLDGGDRDYVAEAYRRLSPEARYHRFWTVTGEIGGKMLDRLLNEDPGNHEIWCVYDPSRTFTPLGAASWWRSKTEPEEAEFSVTVLDDEQNRGIATLLLAILWLTSFRNGITSLVGNVMPENLTACAWMRRTGASGHWDGYMNTFRWQLEDLDAIPPTRAGMELAEWLAKLAPGLLAGGS